Proteins from one Pseudomonas grandcourensis genomic window:
- a CDS encoding lipid A biosynthesis lauroyl acyltransferase, which translates to MDRPRFRKAFLSPRFWPLWCGLGLLWLIVQLPYPALLWIGRVLGALMYRVAGDRRRIAKRNLELCFPEKTAAERKRLLKENFASTGIAFFEMAMSWWWSRKRLASLAHIEGLEHLQKAQREGKGVILMALHFTTLEIGAALLGQQHTIDGMYREHKNPLFDYIQRQGRERHNLDSLAVEREDVRGMLKLLRSGRAIWYAPDQDYGAKQSIFVPLFGIQAATVTATSKFARLGKALVVPFTQERLADGSGYRLVIHAPLEGFPGETEEEDCLRINQWIESVLREHPEQYLWAHRRFKSRPPGEPKLYAKRG; encoded by the coding sequence ATGGACCGCCCGCGTTTTCGAAAAGCATTTCTATCTCCACGTTTCTGGCCGTTGTGGTGTGGCTTGGGGCTGTTGTGGCTGATCGTCCAGCTGCCGTATCCGGCACTGCTGTGGATCGGTCGTGTCCTGGGCGCTTTGATGTATCGGGTAGCCGGCGACAGACGGCGCATTGCCAAGCGCAATCTGGAACTGTGTTTTCCGGAAAAAACCGCCGCCGAACGCAAGCGCCTGCTCAAGGAAAACTTCGCCTCCACCGGCATCGCTTTCTTTGAAATGGCGATGAGCTGGTGGTGGTCGCGCAAGCGCCTGGCGAGTCTCGCTCATATCGAAGGGCTGGAGCATTTGCAGAAGGCCCAGCGTGAGGGCAAGGGCGTGATCCTGATGGCCCTGCACTTCACGACGCTGGAAATCGGCGCGGCGTTGCTCGGTCAGCAGCACACCATCGACGGCATGTACCGCGAGCACAAGAATCCGCTGTTCGACTACATCCAGCGCCAGGGCCGCGAGCGGCACAACCTCGATTCGCTGGCGGTGGAGCGCGAAGACGTGCGCGGCATGCTCAAATTGCTGCGCTCGGGTCGGGCGATCTGGTACGCACCGGATCAGGACTACGGCGCCAAGCAAAGCATTTTCGTGCCGCTGTTCGGCATTCAGGCCGCGACCGTCACCGCAACCAGCAAGTTTGCGCGCCTGGGCAAGGCGCTGGTGGTGCCGTTCACCCAGGAGCGTCTGGCGGACGGCAGCGGTTATCGCCTGGTGATCCATGCGCCGCTCGAAGGCTTCCCCGGCGAAACCGAAGAAGAGGACTGCCTGCGCATCAATCAATGGATCGAAAGCGTTCTGCGCGAGCATCCCGAGCAATACCTGTGGGCCCACCGCCGCTTCAAGAGCCGTCCACCGGGCGAGCCCAAGCTGTACGCCAAGCGCGGTTGA
- a CDS encoding outer membrane protein OmpK, whose protein sequence is MKRTCTSLMLAGSLLAGGQAMAGDLLQWQNNSLSYLYGKDFQVNPRIQQTVTFEHADGWKYGDNFFFIDKIFYNGKEDAFAGKNSHYGELSPRLSFNKIFDQKFEFGPIKDVLLAMTYEFGEDDTESYLIGPGFDLAIPGFDYFQLNFYNRHTEGDRPGDNIWQVTPVWSYTIPVGGSDVLIDGFMDWVVDNDVNKKGEYHANLHFNPQVKYDLGKALNLGAKQLYVGVEYDYWKNKYGIEDSQGFKTDQSVTSFLVKVHF, encoded by the coding sequence ATGAAACGTACGTGCACTAGCCTGATGCTGGCGGGATCATTGCTGGCGGGGGGTCAGGCCATGGCCGGCGACTTGCTGCAATGGCAGAACAACAGCCTGAGCTACCTCTATGGCAAGGACTTCCAGGTCAACCCGCGCATCCAGCAAACGGTGACCTTTGAACACGCCGACGGTTGGAAATACGGCGACAACTTCTTCTTCATCGACAAGATCTTCTACAACGGCAAGGAAGACGCCTTCGCGGGCAAGAACAGCCACTACGGTGAGCTCAGCCCGCGCCTGTCGTTCAACAAGATCTTCGACCAGAAGTTCGAGTTCGGCCCGATCAAGGACGTCCTGCTGGCCATGACCTACGAGTTCGGTGAAGACGATACCGAGTCCTACCTGATCGGCCCTGGTTTCGACCTGGCCATCCCGGGCTTCGATTACTTCCAGCTGAACTTCTACAACCGCCACACCGAAGGCGACCGCCCGGGCGATAACATCTGGCAGGTCACGCCGGTCTGGTCCTACACCATCCCGGTGGGCGGCTCGGACGTGCTGATCGACGGCTTCATGGATTGGGTCGTCGACAACGACGTGAACAAAAAAGGCGAATACCACGCCAACCTGCACTTCAATCCGCAGGTCAAATACGACTTGGGCAAGGCGTTGAACCTGGGTGCCAAGCAGTTGTACGTGGGTGTCGAGTACGACTACTGGAAAAACAAGTACGGTATCGAAGACAGCCAGGGCTTCAAGACCGATCAGAGCGTGACCAGCTTCCTGGTCAAGGTTCACTTCTGA
- the minC gene encoding septum site-determining protein MinC — translation MSQTEPLDQDPVFQLKGSMLAITVLELARNDLESLDRQLAAKVAQAPNFFSNAPLVLALDKLPANEGAVDLPGLMRVCRQHGLRTLAIRASRIEDIAAAIAVDLPVLPPSGARERPLDLTEGEPKKKPEKPPEPTIKPTKIITSPVRGGQQIYAQGCDLVVISSVSPGAELLADGNIHVYGPMRGRVLAGVKGDTKARIFCQQMSAELISIAGHYKVSEDLRRDPLWGSGVQVSLSGDVLNIIRL, via the coding sequence ATGAGCCAAACCGAACCGCTAGACCAAGATCCCGTGTTCCAGTTGAAGGGCAGCATGCTGGCCATTACGGTGCTGGAACTGGCCCGTAACGACCTCGAAAGCCTTGATCGGCAACTGGCCGCCAAGGTCGCCCAGGCGCCCAACTTCTTCAGCAACGCGCCGCTGGTACTGGCCCTGGACAAACTCCCGGCCAACGAAGGCGCGGTCGATCTGCCAGGGCTGATGCGCGTCTGCCGCCAGCATGGCCTGCGTACCCTGGCGATCCGTGCCAGCCGTATCGAAGACATCGCCGCCGCCATCGCGGTCGACCTGCCGGTGTTGCCACCGTCCGGTGCCCGGGAGCGTCCACTGGACCTCACCGAAGGCGAACCGAAGAAAAAACCGGAAAAACCGCCCGAGCCGACCATCAAGCCGACGAAAATCATCACCTCGCCGGTACGCGGCGGTCAGCAGATTTATGCCCAGGGCTGCGATCTGGTGGTGATCTCCTCGGTCAGCCCGGGGGCGGAACTTCTCGCCGATGGCAACATCCATGTATACGGCCCGATGCGTGGTCGCGTGTTGGCCGGCGTCAAGGGCGACACCAAGGCGCGGATTTTCTGTCAGCAAATGAGTGCTGAACTGATTTCCATCGCCGGGCATTACAAGGTTTCCGAAGATCTGCGCCGCGACCCTCTATGGGGTTCGGGTGTGCAGGTCAGCCTGTCCGGCGACGTGTTGAACATCATTCGGCTTTAA
- a CDS encoding patatin-like phospholipase family protein: MSPVEPVTGLILSGGGARAAYQVGVLAAIAELLPPGARNPFPVIVGTSAGAINAVSLASGAMDFRNAIERLTAFWQGFRSHLVLRSDWPGVIRQASRFVSHSLLGIGRHMPVALLNSSPLRDLLNDKLHMGGIAEAIAQQQLHAVAVTAFGYESGQAVTFYQGGGKIDAWLRHRRIGVPTQLSVEHLLASSAIPLLFAPVKIGEEYFGDGAVRQSAPISPALHLGASRVLVVGVSGNPRGVDPQQPLPRSYTGQQPTLAQIGGHMLNSTFIDSLESDIELLQRLNQFSHLMPDGTPIRALGVAPVDVLVISPSQPIDEIAARHRQELPAALRLFLRGPGATKTSGAGVLSYLLFEAGYCSELIELGRRDALAKRGELCRFLGLEEPVLSV; the protein is encoded by the coding sequence ATGAGTCCAGTTGAACCGGTTACAGGGTTGATTCTTTCCGGTGGCGGGGCTCGGGCGGCCTATCAGGTCGGGGTGCTGGCGGCGATTGCCGAATTGCTGCCGCCGGGGGCTCGCAATCCGTTTCCAGTGATTGTCGGCACCTCGGCGGGCGCGATCAATGCCGTCAGCCTCGCCAGCGGGGCGATGGATTTTCGTAACGCCATCGAACGTCTGACGGCCTTCTGGCAGGGCTTTCGCAGTCATCTGGTGTTGCGCAGCGACTGGCCCGGGGTGATCCGCCAGGCCAGCCGCTTTGTCAGCCACAGTTTGCTCGGCATCGGAAGGCACATGCCGGTGGCGCTGCTCAACAGCTCGCCGCTGCGGGATCTGCTCAACGACAAGCTGCATATGGGCGGCATCGCCGAAGCGATCGCACAGCAACAATTGCATGCGGTGGCGGTCACCGCGTTCGGTTATGAGTCCGGCCAGGCAGTCACCTTCTATCAGGGCGGCGGCAAGATCGATGCCTGGTTGCGCCATCGACGCATCGGCGTTCCCACCCAACTGTCGGTTGAACATCTACTCGCCAGTTCGGCGATTCCGCTGCTGTTCGCCCCGGTGAAAATCGGCGAAGAGTATTTCGGTGATGGCGCGGTGCGTCAGTCGGCGCCGATCAGTCCGGCGCTGCATCTGGGCGCCAGTCGGGTGCTGGTGGTGGGCGTCAGCGGCAACCCGCGCGGGGTTGACCCGCAACAACCCTTGCCGCGCAGCTACACCGGTCAGCAGCCGACCCTGGCGCAGATCGGCGGGCACATGCTCAACAGTACATTCATTGACAGCCTGGAAAGCGACATCGAACTGTTACAGCGTCTGAACCAGTTCAGTCACCTGATGCCCGACGGTACACCCATCCGCGCATTGGGCGTGGCGCCGGTTGACGTATTGGTGATTTCACCGAGCCAGCCGATCGATGAGATTGCCGCGCGCCATCGCCAGGAATTGCCGGCGGCGTTGCGCCTGTTTTTGCGCGGGCCGGGTGCGACCAAGACCAGCGGGGCGGGGGTTTTGAGTTACCTGCTGTTCGAGGCGGGGTATTGCAGCGAATTGATCGAACTGGGGCGACGGGATGCGTTGGCCAAGCGCGGGGAGTTGTGCCGCTTTCTGGGGTTGGAAGAGCCTGTGCTTTCGGTTTGA
- the uraD gene encoding 2-oxo-4-hydroxy-4-carboxy-5-ureidoimidazoline decarboxylase has product MSTFQTVKPSALSRDAFVAAFADIYEHSPWVAEKAFDLGQDASIDQIEPLHQRMSDILLSADHASQLALINAHPDLAGRAAVQGQLTEASTNEQAGAGIHQCTAEEFQRFTELNDAYKAKFKFPFIMAVKGSNRHQILAAFETRIHNPVDTEFKCALAEINKIALFRLLTL; this is encoded by the coding sequence ATGAGCACCTTTCAAACCGTAAAACCTTCGGCCCTGAGCCGCGATGCCTTCGTCGCCGCTTTCGCCGACATCTACGAACATTCGCCATGGGTGGCCGAGAAGGCCTTCGACCTGGGCCAGGACGCTTCGATCGACCAGATCGAGCCCCTGCACCAGCGCATGAGCGACATCCTGTTGAGCGCCGATCATGCAAGCCAGCTTGCACTGATCAACGCTCACCCGGACCTGGCAGGCCGTGCGGCCGTCCAGGGCCAGTTGACCGAAGCCAGCACCAATGAACAGGCTGGCGCCGGTATTCACCAATGCACGGCCGAAGAGTTCCAGCGCTTCACCGAGCTGAACGACGCCTACAAGGCCAAGTTCAAGTTTCCCTTCATCATGGCGGTAAAAGGCAGCAACCGGCATCAGATCCTCGCAGCGTTCGAAACGCGCATCCACAACCCGGTCGACACCGAGTTCAAATGCGCGCTGGCGGAGATCAACAAGATCGCCCTGTTCCGATTACTGACCCTATAG
- a CDS encoding nucleobase:cation symporter-2 family protein, producing MSELSEARIPDAPAIQRLPLLQLILVGLQHVLLMYGGAIAVPLIIGQAAGLSREEIAFLINADLLVAGIATIVQSLGIGPMGIRMPVMMGASFAAVGSMVAMAGMPGIGLQGIFGATIAAGFFGMIIAPFMSKVVRFFPPLVTGTVITSIGLSLFPVAVNWAGGGASATQFGSPIYLTIAALVLGTILLVHRFMRGFWVNISVLIGMCLGYVLCGLLGMVDLSGMAQAPWLQFVTPLHFGMPKFELAPILSMCLVVVIIFVESTGMFLALGKITGQEVCPRMLRRGLLCDAGASFFAGFFNTFTHSSFAQNIGLVQMTGVRCRSVTIVAGGLLIVLSLLPKAAFLVASIPPAVLGGAAIAMFGMVAATGIKILQEADIGDRRNQLLVAVSIGMGLIPVVRPEFFAHLPVWMSPITHSGIAMATLSALTLNLLFNILGGAERAAINDCHAHTH from the coding sequence ATGTCCGAGCTATCCGAAGCGCGCATCCCCGACGCACCCGCCATTCAGCGTTTGCCCCTCTTGCAACTGATCCTGGTCGGTTTGCAACATGTTCTGCTGATGTACGGTGGTGCCATCGCGGTACCGCTGATCATCGGACAGGCCGCTGGCCTGAGTCGTGAAGAAATCGCCTTCCTGATCAACGCCGACCTGCTGGTGGCGGGTATTGCCACCATCGTCCAGTCCCTCGGCATCGGTCCCATGGGCATTCGCATGCCGGTGATGATGGGCGCCAGTTTCGCCGCCGTCGGCAGCATGGTCGCCATGGCCGGCATGCCCGGTATCGGCCTGCAAGGGATCTTCGGCGCGACCATCGCCGCCGGGTTCTTCGGCATGATCATCGCCCCGTTCATGTCCAAGGTCGTACGTTTCTTCCCGCCCCTGGTGACCGGTACGGTCATCACCTCAATCGGTTTGTCGCTGTTCCCCGTGGCCGTGAACTGGGCCGGCGGCGGTGCGAGCGCCACTCAATTCGGTTCACCGATCTACCTGACCATCGCCGCACTGGTACTGGGCACCATCTTGCTGGTGCACCGTTTCATGCGCGGCTTCTGGGTCAACATTTCCGTACTGATCGGCATGTGCCTGGGCTATGTGCTCTGCGGCCTGCTCGGCATGGTCGACCTCAGTGGCATGGCTCAGGCGCCATGGCTGCAATTCGTCACTCCGCTGCACTTCGGCATGCCGAAATTCGAGCTCGCGCCGATCCTGTCGATGTGCCTGGTGGTGGTGATCATTTTCGTCGAGTCCACCGGGATGTTTCTTGCGCTGGGCAAGATCACCGGCCAGGAAGTCTGCCCACGGATGCTGCGTCGCGGTTTGCTGTGCGATGCCGGCGCCTCGTTTTTCGCCGGTTTCTTCAACACCTTCACCCACTCTTCCTTCGCCCAGAACATCGGCCTGGTGCAGATGACCGGCGTGCGCTGCCGCTCGGTGACCATCGTTGCCGGCGGGTTGCTGATCGTCTTGAGCCTGCTGCCCAAAGCCGCGTTTTTGGTGGCGTCGATTCCTCCGGCAGTACTGGGTGGCGCAGCGATTGCGATGTTCGGCATGGTCGCCGCCACGGGGATCAAGATTCTCCAGGAAGCCGACATCGGTGACCGTCGCAACCAGTTGCTGGTGGCGGTGAGCATCGGCATGGGCCTGATCCCGGTCGTACGCCCGGAGTTTTTCGCCCACCTGCCCGTGTGGATGAGCCCGATCACCCACAGTGGCATCGCCATGGCCACCCTCAGCGCGCTAACGCTGAACCTGTTGTTCAACATCCTGGGTGGCGCCGAGCGCGCGGCCATCAACGACTGCCACGCTCACACACATTGA
- a CDS encoding urate hydroxylase PuuD has product MEAHLLEWLNLSVRWVHMITGVAWIGASFYFVWLENNLNRVNPKSGLAGDLWAIHGGGIYHLEKYKLAPPTMPDNLHWFKWEAYFTWMSGIALLCVVFYSNPTLYLLAPGSSLSGPEGVAIGIGSLFIGWFVYSFLCDSALGKRPALLGGILFVLIIAAAYGFSKVFSGRGAYLHVGAIIGTIMVGNVFRIIMPAQRALVAAIAENRTPDPALPAKGLLRSRHNNYFTLPVLFIMISNHFPSTYGSQYNWLILAGIAVLAVLVRHYFNTRHDSHKFAWTLPVAAVGMISLAYVTGPAPLNSPEVAKAPAKIEYQPLPETAVGGGLKPAEAKPAEAPAAAPAQASNAGPGFDKVHSVIQERCAVCHSAKPTSPLFSAAPAGVMFDTPEQIRQNAPRIQAQAVTSQIMPLGNITQMTQQERDLIGAWIVQGAQTN; this is encoded by the coding sequence GTGGAAGCACATCTGTTGGAATGGCTGAACCTGAGCGTGCGCTGGGTTCACATGATTACTGGCGTGGCCTGGATCGGTGCGTCGTTCTATTTCGTATGGCTGGAAAACAACCTCAATCGGGTCAACCCGAAAAGCGGTCTGGCTGGCGATTTGTGGGCAATCCACGGTGGCGGCATCTACCACCTGGAAAAATACAAGCTGGCTCCACCAACCATGCCGGACAACCTGCACTGGTTCAAATGGGAAGCCTACTTCACCTGGATGTCGGGTATCGCGCTGCTGTGCGTGGTGTTCTACTCCAACCCGACGCTCTACCTGCTGGCTCCGGGCAGTTCCCTTAGCGGTCCTGAAGGCGTGGCCATCGGTATCGGCTCGCTGTTCATCGGCTGGTTCGTCTACTCCTTCCTGTGCGACTCGGCCCTGGGCAAACGCCCTGCCCTGCTCGGCGGCATCCTATTCGTCCTGATCATCGCCGCGGCCTACGGCTTCAGCAAAGTGTTCAGCGGTCGGGGTGCGTACCTGCACGTCGGCGCGATCATCGGCACCATCATGGTCGGCAACGTGTTCCGCATCATCATGCCGGCGCAACGCGCACTGGTTGCGGCGATCGCCGAAAACCGCACGCCGGACCCGGCATTGCCGGCCAAAGGCCTGCTGCGTTCGCGTCACAACAACTACTTCACCTTGCCGGTGCTGTTCATCATGATCAGCAACCACTTCCCGAGCACCTACGGCAGCCAGTACAACTGGTTGATCCTGGCCGGGATCGCGGTACTGGCAGTGTTGGTGCGTCACTACTTCAACACCCGTCACGACAGCCACAAGTTTGCCTGGACCCTGCCCGTGGCAGCCGTCGGCATGATCAGCCTGGCTTACGTCACCGGCCCTGCGCCGCTGAACAGCCCGGAAGTGGCCAAGGCCCCAGCGAAGATCGAATACCAGCCGCTGCCGGAAACAGCAGTGGGCGGTGGTTTGAAACCGGCTGAAGCCAAACCTGCAGAGGCGCCAGCCGCCGCACCGGCGCAAGCGTCCAACGCCGGCCCTGGCTTTGACAAAGTGCACAGCGTGATTCAAGAACGTTGCGCGGTTTGCCACTCGGCCAAGCCGACCAGTCCGCTGTTCAGTGCGGCCCCTGCCGGTGTGATGTTCGACACTCCCGAGCAGATCCGCCAGAACGCACCGCGGATTCAGGCGCAAGCCGTCACCAGCCAGATCATGCCACTGGGCAACATCACGCAGATGACCCAGCAGGAACGTGACCTGATCGGTGCCTGGATTGTGCAGGGAGCCCAGACCAATTAA
- a CDS encoding ureidoglycolate lyase, translating into MRTLTIEPLTKEAFAPFGDVIETDGSDHFMINNGSTMRFHKLAVVETATPEDNAIISIFRADAQDMPLTVSMLERHPLGSQAFIPLLGNPFLIVVAPLGDEPVSGLVRAFVTNGRQGINYHRGVWHHPVLTIEKRDDFLVVDRSGTGNNCDEHFFKEDERLILAPHQ; encoded by the coding sequence ATGCGCACACTGACGATTGAACCGCTGACCAAAGAAGCCTTCGCCCCTTTCGGTGACGTGATCGAAACCGACGGCAGCGATCACTTCATGATCAACAACGGTTCGACCATGCGCTTCCATAAACTGGCTGTGGTCGAAACCGCTACGCCAGAGGACAACGCGATCATCAGCATCTTCCGCGCCGACGCGCAGGACATGCCGCTGACCGTCAGCATGCTGGAGCGCCACCCGCTGGGCAGCCAGGCTTTCATTCCGCTGCTCGGCAACCCCTTTCTGATCGTGGTCGCGCCACTTGGCGATGAACCTGTATCAGGCTTGGTCCGCGCCTTCGTCACCAACGGCAGGCAGGGCATCAATTACCATCGCGGCGTTTGGCACCACCCGGTGCTGACGATCGAAAAGCGGGATGACTTCCTGGTGGTTGATCGCAGTGGCACAGGCAATAACTGCGATGAGCATTTTTTCAAAGAGGATGAGCGTTTGATCCTCGCCCCCCACCAATAA
- the alc gene encoding allantoicase: MKAYAVPFEKFVNLADARLGTKIISVTDDWFADANRLFQPTPAVWKEGVFDDNGKWMDGWESRRKRFEGFDSAVIRLGVPGSIKGVDIDTSFFTGNFPPSASLEACFLAEGEPNENTQWIEVLSAVELQGNSHHFHEINNDQAFSHLRFNIYPDGGVARLRVYGVPFRDWSATGDNEQVDLASALNGGRALACSDEHFGRMSNILNPGRGINMGDGWETARRRTPGNDWVIVALGHAGEVEKVIVDTLHFKGNYPDTCSIQGAFVKGGTDSQIETQSLFWRELLPAQKLEMHAEHTFAEQIKALGPITHIRLNVFPDGGVSRLRVLGKVAK; encoded by the coding sequence ATGAAAGCTTACGCCGTACCTTTCGAGAAGTTCGTCAACCTGGCCGATGCCCGCCTGGGCACCAAAATCATCTCGGTCACCGATGACTGGTTCGCAGACGCCAACCGTCTGTTCCAACCGACCCCGGCCGTATGGAAGGAGGGCGTGTTCGATGACAACGGCAAGTGGATGGACGGCTGGGAGTCGCGCCGCAAGCGCTTCGAAGGCTTCGACAGCGCCGTGATCCGCCTGGGCGTACCGGGTTCGATCAAGGGCGTCGACATCGACACTTCATTCTTCACCGGCAACTTCCCGCCGTCGGCGTCCCTGGAAGCCTGCTTCCTGGCCGAAGGCGAGCCGAACGAAAACACCCAGTGGATTGAAGTGCTGTCCGCCGTCGAGCTGCAAGGCAACAGCCACCACTTCCACGAAATCAACAACGACCAGGCCTTCAGCCACCTGCGCTTCAACATCTACCCGGATGGCGGCGTGGCCCGTCTGCGCGTGTACGGTGTGCCGTTCCGTGACTGGTCGGCTACCGGCGACAACGAGCAAGTCGACCTGGCCTCAGCCCTCAACGGCGGCCGCGCCCTCGCCTGCTCCGACGAACACTTCGGCCGCATGAGCAACATCCTCAACCCGGGCCGTGGCATCAACATGGGCGACGGCTGGGAAACCGCACGTCGTCGCACGCCAGGCAATGACTGGGTCATCGTCGCGCTGGGTCATGCCGGCGAAGTCGAGAAAGTCATCGTCGACACCCTGCACTTCAAGGGCAACTACCCGGACACCTGCTCGATTCAGGGCGCGTTCGTGAAGGGCGGCACCGACAGCCAGATCGAAACCCAATCGCTGTTCTGGCGCGAACTGCTGCCGGCGCAGAAACTGGAAATGCACGCCGAACACACCTTCGCCGAGCAGATCAAGGCACTGGGCCCGATCACCCACATCCGCCTGAACGTGTTCCCGGATGGTGGTGTGAGCCGCCTGCGTGTACTGGGCAAGGTCGCTAAATAA